The segment TCTCTTCGGCAATTCTCCATCCATTCCCAATTATCAGCCGGCATTGTACGGGCTCGTTGCTTACCTGCCCGATCAGGGTGATTACAGGGTGGATACTTTGCGCGGTGGTATTACCACCAACCCATTTATGGTAACACAAAATACAAACGTGAAAATCTGGATTGGCATTTACGATGATCTTACGCTGCCCTTCCAGTTTACTTTCAATATAGTTAAATTCTCAACCGATCCGTTTGACTGGAGTGAGGCGCTTGAAGTGCCATTACAATTGCAGTTTGCTCCGCATATTGAGCATCTGTTTGGCCAGGACCTTCCATTCTATCTCTCCTGTGTTGTGAATACCGCTTCATTTGAACATAATGACATCGTTTACATGCGAGCCTATGTTCAGGATCAGGACCACAGCTCGCCTACTGAAATTCCGGAAAACGGATCCCAGCTATACATTCAAACTTATTGTTCCTTTATCGTGCAATGAAAAATTCCGGCCAAAGTATTTTGAAGCAATTATTACTGCTCGCGATGCTGTGCTTTCTTCATTCGTGCAAGAAGGACGATTCTGCAAATCCTCCGGTAAGCATCGTTCCGGAAATCGCGCTATTCTCCGTTGCACCGTCTGTTGTGCACAATCTGCAGGATTCACTTTTATTTGTCGTAAGTTACATTGATGGAGATGGCGACCTTGGCGACTATGCCGCAGACTCCTTATCGCTATGGATAACAGATAACCGGTTTCCGCTGACGGAAAAATTTCACATTATTCCACTTGCTCCGCAAGGTTCCTCCCTTGTAATTGCCGGTGAATTAAAGGTGATACTGGAACATATTATCCTGAAAGATCAGACGGCAACTTCAGAAGAGGCAACTTTCACGGTGCAGCTGAAAGACAGGGCCGGGCATTGGAGTAACAGTGTGACATCACCGGTCATTATGATCGTGCAATAGTGCATGAATGATAACAGTCCTCATGCATTGCCATATACCTTTAGCACCGTTTCTCGCAGCGAGTCTCCTGTTGCTGAACAGACCATTTCCATCACGTCAGCAATCGCTTCTGGCTTTACCCAATCATCAAAATTTGCATTGGGCATGCTCTTCCTGTTTGATAGCGTATCAATAGTGCTGGGTACAATTACTGTTGCCGTAACATTTGTCCCCTTTGCATCGGCATTTAATAATTCAGCCAGCCTAATCACCATTGATTTGGAAAGTGCATACGCAATCGCAGACTTACCTGCTGCTGCATCGAGACCCGGCCGCGCTCCTACAAAAATGAGGCGACCATAACCCTGTTCTTTCATGTGCAAAAACATCGGGCGGGCAATATTATACGCCGTTTCAAAATTCAGGTTGTACATCTTTATCAACTCATCGCCGTTTGTTTTTGCCACGTCTCCGGCTGCAAATCCTCCGGCCAGCATCAATACGCCTTCCACCGATTGATATCTGGCAATAACAGAGGCCGCAAAATCAGCGGTGGCGCCTTCATGCAACAAATCCACCGCATTAACTTCCAGCCTTTCATTCTTCTCAAAAGCATCGAGCATGCTTTCGTGTAACACCGTTGCAACAACCTGATATCCGTTCTGTAAAAATTTCGACACCACTGCCGTTCCTAAATTGCCGTTGGCGCCCGTTATGATGACTGTTTTATTTTTCATGTTGAAGAGAAGTGAACAGTAAGAGATAGGTTGTGAATTACTATTTCAGTAAGACGATAAGCCTGGTAAAAGCAAAACAAACTGGCTAAAAATTATGCTGCTATCGTCATGCACTTGCTGCCGGGAACCTGTTGTCCTGTAAAATTGCCAGGGCCATGCTTACATCCCAGCGCTTTACATTTCCAATAATCTAACCTTTCATCCTGCTCATGTCATTAATATCCACCGAATGTGTATTCCTGTAAATCATGGTAATGATGGCTAGACCGACAGCCACTTCAGCAGCAGCCACTGCCATAATGAAGAATACAAAAATCTGTCCTGCGGGATCCTGGTGGTAGGCAGAAAAAGAAACCAGCAGCAGGTTAACGGCATTCAGCATCAGTTCAATACTCATAAAAATAATGATGGCATTGCTGCGTGTCAGTACGCCGGCAACGCCAATTACAAATAAGACAGCACTGAGGTAAACAAAATGTCCTATCGGAACAGTATGGAAAATTTGCGGCATCTTGGTTTCAGGTTGAAGGGTAACTGACGGATTAGCTGCGTTCGAAAATTTTGATTTATTATTTCACAGGTTCCAAACCAATTGTCTTTGGTGATGCATCCCTTTTGCCCAGCACTACAGCACCAATCATAGCAACCAGGAAAAGGATGGAGGCTATTTCAAAGGGTAACTGGTACCTGGAATAAAGGATGAGGCCAAGTGTCTTGATGCTGCCGGTTTTTATTGCGGCTGCCGACGTATCAGGGTTGGTCTGAAGGGCTGCATCTTTCAAAGCGGATACAAGCACCAGCAGCAGCAATCCCGCCGCAACAGCAGCACTTACCTTGAACATCAACGATCGCTTTTGCTCCGTCACACGGTCGAGATTCATCATCATCAGCACATACAGAAACAACACCATGATGGCCCCGGCATAAACAATCACATTTACCATACCGATGAAGGTTGCGTCGAGCATGAAAATATAATTGGCAGAAATGCAGAAAAAGGTAAGCACCAGGTACAGTACACTGTGAATCGGGTTCCTCGAAACGACTACCATCAGTGCAAAAAAGATGGTTACAAATGCGAGGAAGTAGAAAGCGGAAGTTAGCATGGGATCATTCTATTAAAAATTATTGATGAACATCACAACCTGATTCTTTCCGCAATTATGCATCTTTTAACGTGGTGATGGGAGGTATGATCTCATTGCGCTTGTAGCCTTCCACCAGCCTGTCCTTGGCATAAATAAAATCATTCCTGTTGAAACTCGCCGGCGCGAATGTAGTTTCCAGGAAGATCGCCTCCTTAGGGCAGGCATCTTCGCAAAATCCGCAGAAGATGCACCGCAACATATTGATCTCATACTTCACAGCATACTTTTCTTCACGGTAGAGATGTTCTTCTCCCGGCTTACGCTCTCCTGCTTCCATCGTAATCGCTTCTGCTGGGCAGGCCACTGCACATAACCCGCATGCGGTGCATCTTTCAGCACCGTTTTCATCACGGCGCAACACGTGCAGGCCGCGATAAACAGCCGGCACTGCCCGTTTCGTTTCAGGGTATTGTATTGTTGCCTTCCGTTTGAAAAAATGCCGCATGGTAATGGCCATACCCTGGAAGATGGCCGGCAGGTACATCCGTTCCACCAGCGTCATTTTTTTCTGCTCGAGTACTTTTCTTCTATTGGTAAGTGCTTGCATTGCTTCTTTTAATTACAACATGATCATCTTTAACATCTGCCTTGCCTCCCGGTTCAACTGCGGAATATCATCAGTCCTGCGGCCGTAGCCACTATATTAATTAATGCCAGCGGGATCAACCCTTTCCAGCCAAGGTTCATCAGCTGATCATAGCGAAAACGCGGTATCGTCCACCGTACCCACATAAAGAAAAAGATGAAGAAAAAGATTTTCAGGAAAAGGAAAACCAGTCCTGTCAGTGTCACCAGGTTCTGGGAGCCTGTTGCCTGCAAGAGTGCATCCATAAACGGGAAATTATATCCGCCGAAATACAAGGTAGCCATGATGGCACCGGAAATAAACATATTGATGTATTCGGAAAACAGGTAGAATCCGAGTTTCATGGAACTGTACTCAGTGTGATATCCTCCTACCAATTCGGTTTCGCACTCTGGTAAATCAAATGGTGTGCGGTTGGTTTCAGCAAAAGCGCACACTAGGAAAAGCAGGAATCCCAAAGGCTGGTAAAAGATGTTCCAGTGCATGCCATGTTGTTGGCTAACAATTTCATGCAGGCTCATGGTACCGGTCACCAGCAATAATGCCACGATGGCAAGTCCCATGCTGAGCTCATAGCTGATGATTTGCGAGGAGGCACGAATAGCGCCCATCAGTGAAAACTTGTTGTTGGAGGCCCAGCCGCCAATCATGATACCATAAACTCCTACCGATACAACTGCAAATACATATAAAATACCTATGTCGAGATCAACAATCTGTAACGAAACGGTGGTGCCAAAAACAGTCAGCGTATCGCCCCAGGGAACAACGATGCCTGTCATCAGTGCACAGGTGATGGCAATGGATGGACCAAGGACAAAAAGAAATTTATTCGAGGCAACGGGAATTACTTCTTCTTTCATGAAGAATTTTAATCCGTCGGCCAATGGCTGAAATATGCCACCAGGTCCGGCACGGTTGGGCCCAATCCTGTCCTGCATAAAAGCAGCCACCTTGCGTTCGGCAAAAGTTGAGTAAAGGGCAACCAGCATCGTCACGGCAAATAAGGCAACGATTAATATCAATGTAGGAACTAATCCAAGCAATGTCATCCGATCTGATTAAGTTATAGACGATCTTTTAGTCCGTTAAAAATTCAGGAAGCCCGGCATTCTTCTGCAAATGCCACATTCGTGTTTAAGTCACCCCTTCAAACGCATCCCATTTCGTATTGTCCAGTTTGGAATAAAGCTGATCGGGAAGTTCCACAGTTTCTTTCGTGTATTTATTGGCTGTGATTACCGACCATTTCTCCACTGTGCGCGGTCCTTCCACCACCCAGTCTTTAGTTTCAAAATGTTCCCAACGACACTCATTGCAGATAAAATCCTTCACCTCATCATACTGATCTTTACGTGCAGTTACCCGGTACACTTCTTCGCCACGAAGCCACAACACAACTTTTCCTGAACATTTAGTACAGTGACGGTGTGCATCCATCGGGTTCAGGAACCAGACGCGGTTTCTGAAACGGAAGTGACGGTCGGTGAGCGCCCCTACCGGGCAGACATCAATCATATTCCCTGAGAAATCATTCTCTACGGCTTTCTGAATATAGGTGGAAATTTCAGAGGCCTCTCCTCTCCAGAGTACACCATGCACCCGTTCGTCGGTCAGCTGATCCGCAACCTGTGTACAACGGTAACAGAGAATGCAGCGCGTCATGTGCAGTTTAATATGCGGACCGATGTCAATGGGATCAAACTCCCTTCGGTGAAATTCACTGCGTGTCTTTTGCAGTCCATGCTCAAAAGCGAAATTCTGCAGCTCACATTCTCCTGCCTGATCACAGATCGGGCAATCGAGCGGATGATTTACCAAAAGGAACTCCACGATACTACGCCTCGTTTCCAGCACTTCCGGTGATGTAGAATTGAGCACTACCATACCGTCTTGAACGGGTGTGCAACAGGAGGCAACAAGTTTGGGCATGGGCCGCGGATCTTTGGCCGAACCCTGTGCCACTTTCACCAGGCAGGCACGGCACTTGCCGCCACTTCCTTTTAATGAAGTATAGTAACACATGGCAGGCGGAACCACGTCGCCGCCAATCCTGCGTGCAGCATTCATAATGGTAGTTCCTTCTTCAACTTCCAGTGCTATGCCGTCAATGGTGACTTTGATCATATTGCTACTAACCGCTGTTTTGCCATCCGGTTATGATGTGGTAAATAATTTTGCTGACTGACTTTGTGAACCATTTTACACTGTTGCAACTGTTGCTTCCGGTAATCCGTAATTTCTTACCAGGCATTCTTTCGGCTCCCGAACATGCCATTCAAACTCATCCCTGAAATGCCTGATGGCGGCAGCTACCGGCCAGGCAGCCGCATCACCCAGCGGGCAAATCGTATTGCCCTCAATTTTTCTCTGCACATCCCAAAGCAGATCGATATCGGATAGCTTTCCATGACCGTATTCAATGTTATGCAGAATACGTTCCATCCACCCGGTGCCTTCGCGGCAAGGTGAACACTGACCACAACTTTCATGATGATAGAAGCGGGTGAAATTCCACGTGTTCCGCACAATGCACTGATCCTCATCATACACGATAAAACCGCCGGAACCCAACATGGTACCGGTAAGAAATCCGCCGTCTGACAACGATTCATAACTCATCAATCGCGGTTCACCATTAGCTGTTTTGAGAATCAGGCCGGCAGGAAGTATTGGCACGGAACTGCCACCTGCCACCACAGCTTTCAGCCTTTTACCATCCTTTATGCCACCACAATAAGAAGGTGAAAAAATAAATTCTTCAACTGGCAGGCCCAGCTCAATTTCATATACGCCCGGATAATTAATATTTCCGCAGGCAGAAATCAGCTTTGTTCCCGCGCTCTTCGGTGTGCCTATTTTTGCATAGGACTCGCCGCTGTTATTCACAATCCAGGGCACCGCAGCGATGCTTTCGACATTATTCACCACAGTTGGATTACCATACAAACCGCTTACAGCCGGAAAGGGAGGTTTCAGCCTTGGATTGCCACGCTTGCCTTCAAGCGATTCAATCAATGCCGTTTCCTCGCCGCAGATATATGCACCTGCGCCTGTTTGAACGACGATCTCCAGGTTATATCCGGAACCCATGATATTTTTTCCCACCAATCCCGCTTCCTTTGCTTCCGCTATTGCTTTTTCCAGAATAGCTATGATCCAACGGAATTCTCCGCGCACGTAGATAAAAGACAAGTTGGCCTCCAATGCATAACTGGAAGCCACGATACCTTCAATCAGCAAGTGTGGCATTTTCTCCATCAGGTACCGGTCTTTGAATGTTCCCGGTTCACTCTCATCTGCATTTACAACAAGATATCTCGGCCTGCCTGATTTCTTATCGATGAAACTCCATTTCATTCCGGTAGGAAACCCCGCGCCGCCTCTGCCCCTCAAACCGGATTTCTTTACTTCTTCCACCACATCAGCCGGTGCCATTTTCAATACTTTCTCCACAGCCGAATAACCACCGTGCGCACGATATACCGGCAAGGTTTCAATTCCTGCAACGCCCACTTTATCAAGTAATATTTTCATACTCATTATTCTCGCTTACTGTTTGCTCACGAAAAATGCCCTCGGAACAGTTACGCTTGCCATCCTTCACCTAGATAAATTTATAACCAGTACTCAAGTTTCACTAACCAATAACACTGATTACAAGCTTTGCACAATTGATAATCAATTATTCAACTGCGCCTTTTGCCGAAGTTCGTTCAGCAACTGATCCACCTTTTCATCTGAATCAAGGAACTCATGATAGTGATCGCCGCACTGTAACATAGGGGCATACCCGCAGGCAGCTAAACATTCCACTGTTTTTACAGTAAACAGGCCATCGGCAGTGGTCTGCCCGGTTTTAATCTGCAGCTTTTCCTCCAGCCTGCTAACAAGCTTTTCGGCTCCGCGAATCATGCAAGGTCCTGTCTGACATACTTCCAGCAAAAAACGGCCAACAGGCTTCAGGTTATACATGCTGTAAAAGGTAGCCACTTCATACACTTCAATAGGCTGAATATGAAGCAGGCGGCTTACATAATCCATAGCTTCTACGCTCAGCCATCCGCCAAATTCATCCTGCGCCAGGTGCAACAATGGCAGCAATGCCGATTTTTGTTTTCCTTCCGGATAGCGGTTGATAATCTCCGTCACCTTTTGCAAAGTTGCTTCAGAGAATTCAACCTTTTTTCCTGTGCGAATAGCAAGCATATTATCTGGCAGTTACTTACAAAGCAAATGTTTATTGAATCAATACAAGCGTCATCAGGCATCCAATTCCCCTGCTATCACGTTCAGGCTGCTGAGTGTTACGATTGCATCTGAGATCAATGAACCTTTCACCATTTCGGTGAAAGCCTGGTAATAAATGAAACATGGCCTGCGAAAGTGCAACCTGTACGGCGCTCTTCCCCCATCACTGATCAGGTAAAAACCCAATTCACCATTGCCCCCTTCTACGGCGTGATATACTTCACCTTTCGGTGCATCAATTTCACCCATAACAATTTTAAAATGATAGATCAGCGCCTCCATGTTGTTATACACTTCTTCCTTCACCGGCAAATAATAAGCAGGCACGTCGGCATGAAAAGTGGTTTTGTCATCAAGCGATGCCAGCTTCTGCATGGCTTGCTGAATGATGCTGAGCGATTGCCACATCTCTTCTTCCCTAACCTGGAATCGGTCGAGCGTATCACCCTTCGTTCCTACCGGCACATTGAATTGAAAGTCTTCATAAGAGGAATAAGGATTCATGGCACGAACATCATAGTCTACACCGGTTGCGCGCAGGTTAGGCCCGGTAAAGCCGTAACTCATGGCACGCTCCGCACTGATGGCGCCTGCACCTGCAGTTCTTTCTATAAAAATCCTGTTACGGACAACCAGGCTTTCAAATTCCTTTAATACTCTTGGGAATTCGGCCACAAAATTTTCAAGCTTTCGGAAAGCGATGTCATTGAAGTCACGTTCCAGGCCACCCACGCGGCCAATATTGGTTGTCAACCTGCTGCCGCAAACTTCTTCCCAAATCTCATAAATTTTTTCACGCTGCTGCATGCAGTATAAAAATCCGGTATAGGCGCCGGTATCAACCACCAGTATGGAATTGCAGATAAGATGATCAGCAATTCGCGCCAGCTCCATGATGATAACACGAAGGTAGTCGACCCGCTTCGGCGTCTTGATACCCAGCAGCTTTTCAACTGTCAGGTGCCAGCCCATATTGTTGATGGGGGAAGAACAGTAGTTCAGCCTGTCAGTCAGCGGCGTGATCTGATAAAACGGACGATGCTCTGCAATCTTTTCAAATGCACGGTGGATATAGCCGATAGTAGATGTTCCACTTACGATACGCTCTCCGTCAATCTCCACAATGTTCTGAAAAACGCCATGCGTGGCAGGATGTGTCGGACCTATATTGAGCGTGATGGTCTCCTTCTCCAGATCCTGCGAAGCAAGCTTGATGTGTTGATTGTCCGTAAGCATCTTTAATTGTCTGTAGTATCTTTCTTTATTCAATCTCAGACAGCAGCCTCAAACAGGATGCTGCCAAATCTTAATTAATCAATTGCCAGCCAGGATAAGTTTTGGATCCCTGCCAAACATTTCATCATTCTTGTCTTTCCTGGTATTGTCTTCCAGCGGATATTGTTTTCTCATCGGAAAGATCGTCATCTCATCCACATTAAGTATTCTTTTCAGGTTTGGATGGCCTTCAAATATTATCCCATAGAAATCATAAGTCTCTCTTTCCATCCAGTTGGCAGATTCAAAGACAACGGTAGCGGAAGGTATTGACGGAGGATCATGCAGCGC is part of the Chitinophagales bacterium genome and harbors:
- a CDS encoding NADH-quinone oxidoreductase subunit J, with the translated sequence MLTSAFYFLAFVTIFFALMVVVSRNPIHSVLYLVLTFFCISANYIFMLDATFIGMVNVIVYAGAIMVLFLYVLMMMNLDRVTEQKRSLMFKVSAAVAAGLLLLVLVSALKDAALQTNPDTSAAAIKTGSIKTLGLILYSRYQLPFEIASILFLVAMIGAVVLGKRDASPKTIGLEPVK
- the nuoH gene encoding NADH-quinone oxidoreductase subunit NuoH, whose amino-acid sequence is MTLLGLVPTLILIVALFAVTMLVALYSTFAERKVAAFMQDRIGPNRAGPGGIFQPLADGLKFFMKEEVIPVASNKFLFVLGPSIAITCALMTGIVVPWGDTLTVFGTTVSLQIVDLDIGILYVFAVVSVGVYGIMIGGWASNNKFSLMGAIRASSQIISYELSMGLAIVALLLVTGTMSLHEIVSQQHGMHWNIFYQPLGFLLFLVCAFAETNRTPFDLPECETELVGGYHTEYSSMKLGFYLFSEYINMFISGAIMATLYFGGYNFPFMDALLQATGSQNLVTLTGLVFLFLKIFFFIFFFMWVRWTIPRFRYDQLMNLGWKGLIPLALINIVATAAGLMIFRS
- the nuoF gene encoding NADH-quinone oxidoreductase subunit NuoF, producing the protein MSMKILLDKVGVAGIETLPVYRAHGGYSAVEKVLKMAPADVVEEVKKSGLRGRGGAGFPTGMKWSFIDKKSGRPRYLVVNADESEPGTFKDRYLMEKMPHLLIEGIVASSYALEANLSFIYVRGEFRWIIAILEKAIAEAKEAGLVGKNIMGSGYNLEIVVQTGAGAYICGEETALIESLEGKRGNPRLKPPFPAVSGLYGNPTVVNNVESIAAVPWIVNNSGESYAKIGTPKSAGTKLISACGNINYPGVYEIELGLPVEEFIFSPSYCGGIKDGKRLKAVVAGGSSVPILPAGLILKTANGEPRLMSYESLSDGGFLTGTMLGSGGFIVYDEDQCIVRNTWNFTRFYHHESCGQCSPCREGTGWMERILHNIEYGHGKLSDIDLLWDVQRKIEGNTICPLGDAAAWPVAAAIRHFRDEFEWHVREPKECLVRNYGLPEATVATV
- a CDS encoding NAD(P)H-dependent oxidoreductase subunit E — encoded protein: MLAIRTGKKVEFSEATLQKVTEIINRYPEGKQKSALLPLLHLAQDEFGGWLSVEAMDYVSRLLHIQPIEVYEVATFYSMYNLKPVGRFLLEVCQTGPCMIRGAEKLVSRLEEKLQIKTGQTTADGLFTVKTVECLAACGYAPMLQCGDHYHEFLDSDEKVDQLLNELRQKAQLNN
- the nuoI gene encoding NADH-quinone oxidoreductase subunit NuoI, which translates into the protein MQALTNRRKVLEQKKMTLVERMYLPAIFQGMAITMRHFFKRKATIQYPETKRAVPAVYRGLHVLRRDENGAERCTACGLCAVACPAEAITMEAGERKPGEEHLYREEKYAVKYEINMLRCIFCGFCEDACPKEAIFLETTFAPASFNRNDFIYAKDRLVEGYKRNEIIPPITTLKDA
- the nuoK gene encoding NADH-quinone oxidoreductase subunit NuoK, with the translated sequence MPQIFHTVPIGHFVYLSAVLFVIGVAGVLTRSNAIIIFMSIELMLNAVNLLLVSFSAYHQDPAGQIFVFFIMAVAAAEVAVGLAIITMIYRNTHSVDINDMSRMKG
- a CDS encoding SDR family NAD(P)-dependent oxidoreductase codes for the protein MKNKTVIITGANGNLGTAVVSKFLQNGYQVVATVLHESMLDAFEKNERLEVNAVDLLHEGATADFAASVIARYQSVEGVLMLAGGFAAGDVAKTNGDELIKMYNLNFETAYNIARPMFLHMKEQGYGRLIFVGARPGLDAAAGKSAIAYALSKSMVIRLAELLNADAKGTNVTATVIVPSTIDTLSNRKSMPNANFDDWVKPEAIADVMEMVCSATGDSLRETVLKVYGNA
- a CDS encoding NADH-quinone oxidoreductase subunit D, with translation MLTDNQHIKLASQDLEKETITLNIGPTHPATHGVFQNIVEIDGERIVSGTSTIGYIHRAFEKIAEHRPFYQITPLTDRLNYCSSPINNMGWHLTVEKLLGIKTPKRVDYLRVIIMELARIADHLICNSILVVDTGAYTGFLYCMQQREKIYEIWEEVCGSRLTTNIGRVGGLERDFNDIAFRKLENFVAEFPRVLKEFESLVVRNRIFIERTAGAGAISAERAMSYGFTGPNLRATGVDYDVRAMNPYSSYEDFQFNVPVGTKGDTLDRFQVREEEMWQSLSIIQQAMQKLASLDDKTTFHADVPAYYLPVKEEVYNNMEALIYHFKIVMGEIDAPKGEVYHAVEGGNGELGFYLISDGGRAPYRLHFRRPCFIYYQAFTEMVKGSLISDAIVTLSSLNVIAGELDA
- a CDS encoding (2Fe-2S)-binding protein encodes the protein MIKVTIDGIALEVEEGTTIMNAARRIGGDVVPPAMCYYTSLKGSGGKCRACLVKVAQGSAKDPRPMPKLVASCCTPVQDGMVVLNSTSPEVLETRRSIVEFLLVNHPLDCPICDQAGECELQNFAFEHGLQKTRSEFHRREFDPIDIGPHIKLHMTRCILCYRCTQVADQLTDERVHGVLWRGEASEISTYIQKAVENDFSGNMIDVCPVGALTDRHFRFRNRVWFLNPMDAHRHCTKCSGKVVLWLRGEEVYRVTARKDQYDEVKDFICNECRWEHFETKDWVVEGPRTVEKWSVITANKYTKETVELPDQLYSKLDNTKWDAFEGVT